A single window of Carassius auratus strain Wakin chromosome 9, ASM336829v1, whole genome shotgun sequence DNA harbors:
- the LOC113109023 gene encoding LOW QUALITY PROTEIN: laccase domain-containing protein 1 (The sequence of the model RefSeq protein was modified relative to this genomic sequence to represent the inferred CDS: inserted 1 base in 1 codon; deleted 2 bases in 1 codon) has protein sequence MSLSFSLKDCLGHGFSTRTGGISYISTHSMSSLNLFCNPRRKDPRAVVSENLQRLGLHAGFHPKQFNLIKCNHASDVWXDAMVTNQVGVAITAPGADCIPLLFTDPVAKVIGVAHAGITSM, from the exons atgtctctttctttctcattaaAAGACTGCTTGGGTCATGGCTTCTCCACTCGTACCGGAGGTATATCCTACATCAGTACTCACTCA ATGAGCTCACTCAACCTCTTCTGTAACCCGCGGCGTAAAGACCCCAGAGCCGTGGTGTCTGAGAACCTCCAGAGGCTCGGCCTGCACGCGGGATTTCACCCAAAACAGTTCAACCTCATAAAG TGTAATCATGCCAGTGATGTGT GTGACGCAATGGTGACCAATCAGGTGGGGGTTGCCATAACAGCACCAGGAGCCGATTGCATCCCGCTGCTCTTCACTGACCCTGTAGCAAAGGTGATTGGAGTGGCACATGCAG GTATCACATCAATGTAA